A DNA window from Pyrus communis chromosome 3, drPyrComm1.1, whole genome shotgun sequence contains the following coding sequences:
- the LOC137729436 gene encoding protein STICHEL-like 4, translating into MTRAVRDRILKDANGDISDHLRNHIHLTNCIHLKNHMHKRSPILADRSLMRDLVVLQRSRSLRDPSASPPSWHSPSILDMLSRKGENDALVREGRRSVGSEYRREARRLSAGSPPLASLVTPKVAPREANDGNGGVAGISEHGSKSGVKDGRKIRREESSQKSNRSNILGGNEEPPQDQNDNDLTHEALSGNSESKSRKSKQKGKLTQGAQMKTLSEQLNDVRMDSDDATSSNIHLPGRRSQQERIAEEPEVSVRGYCSGLSRVKRRRFRGARRSRASVASRDFGAQNGLSVASNSLAQGSAHRKYHMEQGADEYGEQNVTRAPRNGCGIPWNWSRIHHRGKTFLDNAGRSFSCGLSDSRFKKGGLAAHGRVISDMPVTSDNSSISTKSESEALPLLVEASGSQASSDNAGWVHDYSGELGIYADNLLKHDVGSDYASEARSGDHRKLRGHRRRTHQNLTQKYMPRTFRDLVGQNLVAQALSNAVMKRKVGLLYVFYGPHGTGKTSCARIFARALNCHSVDHTKPCGFCKSCIAHDMGKSRNIKEVGPVSNFNFESIVDLLDNVIVSQLPSQYRVFIFDDCDTLSAECWNAILKVIDQAPRHVVFVLVCSSLDVLPHIIISRCQKFFFPKLKDADIIYSLQWIATKEDLEIDKDALKLISSRSDGSLRDAEMTLEQLSLLGQRISVPLVQELVGLISDEKLIDLLDLALSADTVNTVKNLRMIMETGVDPLALMSQLATVITDILAGSYDYRKERRRRKFFHNQPLSKEDMEKLRQALKTLSEAEKQLRMSNDKLTWLTAALLQLAPDQQYMLPSYSGDASFFHSPLALNNVGGRNAVRKDSVQGGMPNYEKGLPTNVRNSVSSGKGMISDRKRHAASGMASQQTATGSAEMVRVNGKQIHGKSHQGIEEIWLEVLEKIPYNRIKEFLYQEGKLTSVSFGAAPTAQLMFSSHMTKSTAEKFRTQILQAFEIVLGSPLTIEIRCESKRNSKEWAQMPIIIPASKDGSSHIRDENAVTTDSQLVAHDTRELGTSEIVEVAASPRESKGGGQMHNQKKSTMAIIPEKQQSQNQSIVRSKVSLAHVIQQSESQRSGWSQHKAVSIAEKLEQDNLRLESRSRSLLCWKASRVTRRRLSRLKIRARRPHSLLKLVSCGKCLSSRSPRVA; encoded by the exons ATGACCAGGGCTGTTCGAGATAGGATACTCAAGGATGCGAATGGTGATATTAGTGATCATCTGCGCAACCACATTCATTTGACAAATTGCATTCACTTGAAGAACCATATGCACAAGCGAAGCCCCATATTGGCTGACAGGTCACTTATGAGGGACCTTGTCGTCCTTCAGAGGTCGCGATCTCTCAGGGACCCTTCTGCCAGTCCTCCCTCATGGCATTCGCCTTCCATTCTTGACATGCTTTCCAGAAAAGGTGAAAATGATGCCTTGGTGCGTGAGGGGAGGAGGTCAGTAGGAAGTGAGTATCGAAGGGAAGCCAGGAGGTTATCGGCAGGTTCTCCACCTTTGGCAAGTTTAGTGACACCAAAAGTTGCTCCACGCGAGGCTAATGATGGCAATGGCGGTGTGGCCGGAATAAGTGAACATGGCAGCAAGAGTGGAGTTAAGGATGGTAGGAAAATTAGGAGAGAAGAATCTAGTCAGAAGAGTAATAGGAGTAATATTTTGGGTGGCAATGAGGAACCTCCGCAAGACCAGAATGATAATGATTTGACCCATGAAGCTCTTTCTGGAAATTCAGAATCCAAAAGTagaaaaagtaaacaaaaggGAAAGCtcactcaaggtgctcaaatgAAGACTCTCTCTGAGCAGTTGAATGATGTTAGGATGGATAGTGACGATGCAACGTCCTCTAATATCCACCTACCTGGAAGACGCTCCCAACAGGAAAGAATCGCTGAGGAACCGGAGGTCAGCGTTCGGGGATATTGCAGTGGACTAAGTAGGGTAAAAAGGCGGAGATTCAGAGGTGCAAGAAGAAGTCGTGCTTCTGTAGCTTCCAGAGACTTTGGAGCTCAAAATGGTTTATCTGTGGCTTCTAATTCATTAGCTCAAGGGTCAGCTCACCGAAAGTATCACATGGAACAGGGAGCAGATGAGTATGGTGAGCAAAATGTCACAAGGGCTCCTAGAAATGGGTGTGGGATTCCATGGAATTGGTCGAGAATCCATCATAGAGGTAAAACATTCCTCGACAATGCTGGAAGGAGCTTTTCTTGTGGTTTATCTGATTCAAGATTTAAGAAGGGTGGTCTGGCTGCCCATGGTAGAGTTATTTCTGACATGCCCGTGACATCTGATAACTCGAGCATTTCTACTAAATCTGAATCTGAGGCACTGCCTTTACTAGTTGAAGCATCTGGATCACAGGCAAGCTCTGACAATGCTGGTTGGGTACATGACTATTCTGGTGAACTTGGTATTTATGCTGATAATTTATTGAAGCATGACGTCGGTTCTGACTATGCTTCCGAAGCTAGATCTGGTGATCACCGCAAATTAAGGGGGCACCGCCGGCGTACGCACCAAAATCTGACACAAAAGTACATGCCCAGAACCTTTAGAGATCTTGTGGGCCAGAATTTGGTGGCACAAGCTCTTTCAAATGCTGTCATGAAAAGGAAAGTTGGGTTGCTATACGTGTTCTATGGTCCTCATGGCACAGGGAAAACCTCATGTGCTCGCATATTTGCTAGAGCTCTAAATTGCCATTCTGTCGATCATACCAAGCCTTGTGGCTTTTGCAAGTCTTGCATCGCACATGATATGGGCAAGAGTAGAAATATAAAGGAAGTTGGGCCTGTTAGTAACTTCAACTTCGAGAGCATTGTGGACCTACTTGACAATGTGATTGTTTCCCAGCTGCCATCACAGTACAGAGTGTTCATCTTTGATGATTGTGATACGTTGTCTGCTGAGTGTTGGAACGCCATATTGAAGGTCATTGATCAAGCACCCAGACATGTGGTTTTTGTCCTTGTCTGTTCAAGTCTTGATGTTTTGCCTCACATAATCATATCCAGGTGTCAAAAGTTCTTTTTCCCTAAGCTAAAGGATGCGGATATTATTTACAGTTTGCAATGGATTGCAACCAAAGAAGATCTCGAAATTGATAAGGATGCACTGAAACTTATTTCGTCAAGGTCGGATGGTTCATTGAGGGACGCTGAGATGACTCTAGAGCAACTGAGTTTGCTTGGCCAGCGAATCTCCGTTCCTCTTGTTCAGGAACTG GTCGGGCTTATCTCTGATGAGAAATTGATAGATCTTCTTGATTTAGCATTATCGGCAGACACAGTTAATACTGTGAAGAATTTGAGAATGATAATGGAAACTGGTGTTGATCCATTAGCCTTGATGTCACAACTAGCAACGGTAATTACAGATATACTTGCTGGCAGCTATGATTATAGAAAAGAAAGGCGTAGAAGGAAGTTCTTTCATAACCAACCAT TATCGAAGGAAGACATGGAGAAATTGCGTCAAGCTTTGAAAACTTTATCTGAGGCTGAGAAACAATTGAGGATGTCAAATGACAAGTTAACATGGCTAACAGCTGCACTACTCCAACTTGCTCCTGATCAACAGTATATGCTGCCTAGTTATTCTGGAGATGCAAGTTTCTTTCACAGTCCCTTGGCCTTAAATAATGTGGGCGGAAGGAATGCGGTCAGGAAAGATAGTGTACAAGGTGGGATGCCAAATTATGAGAAAGGTCTGCCAACTAATGTTAGAAATTCTGTAAGTTCTGGGAAAGGTATGATTTCAGATAGAAAACGTCATGCTGCATCGGGTATGGCTTCTCAACAGACGGCCACAGGCTCTGCTGAAATGGTCAGGGTAAATGGGAAGCAAATCCATGGCAAAAGCCATCAAGGAATTGAAGAAATTTGGTTGGAGGTGCTTGAGAAAATTCCGTATAATCGAATTAAAGAATTTTTGTACCAAGAAGGGAAGCTGACCTCAGTCAGTTTTGGTGCAG CTCCCACTGCGCAGTTGATGTTCTCTTCGCATATGACTAAATCTACCGCAGAGAAGTTCAGAACGCAGATTTTGCAGGCATTTGAGATTGTTCTAGGGTCTCCCCTGACAATTGAAATTAGATGTGAATCAAAAAGAAATAGTAAAGAATGGGCTCAGATGCCTATTATTATACCAGCTTCAAAGGATGGTTCATCCCATATTAGAGATGAAAATGCAGTCACCACCGATTCCCAGCTCGTGGCCCATGATACCCGTGAATTGGGCACGAGTGAAATTGTTGAAGTAGCTGCTTCTCCTAGGGAAAGCAAGGGTGGCGGTCAAATGCATAACCAAAAGAAATCAACCATGGCGATAATTCCAGAAAAACAACAAAGTCAGAATCAAAGCATTGTCAGGAGCAAGGTGTCCCTTGCACACGTAATTCAGCAGTCAGAGTCGCAACGCAGTGGATGGTCACAACACAAAGCTGTTTCCATTGCTGAAAAGCTCGAACAAGATAATTT GAGACTGGAATCTCGATCGAGAAGTTTGCTTTGCTGGAAAGCATCTAGAGTAACTCGTCGAAGG CTTTCGCGGTTGAAGATAAGGGCACGAAGACCGCATTCGTTACTGAAGCTTGTGTCCTGCGGAAAGTGTCTGTCTTCAAGGTCTCCAAGGGTAGCATAA